Proteins encoded within one genomic window of Oryza glaberrima chromosome 12, OglaRS2, whole genome shotgun sequence:
- the LOC127758239 gene encoding vacuolar protein sorting-associated protein 26A-like, whose translation MNYIVGAFKPPCDISIAFSDARSRKQIAVKNDNGRTVMVPVFQSLETISGEVSVVPVPGKRIEHLGVKIELLGQIELYLERGKFYDFTSLVRELDIPGEIYEKKTYPFEFSTVEMPYESYNGTNVRLRYILKVTISRNIMGMGSIVEFREFCVRNYSPAPTINNSIKMEVGIEDCLHIEFEYSKSKYHLKDVIIGKIYFLLVRIKIKNMELEIRRRESTGAGSSAYVETETLAKFELMDGAPVRGESIPVRLFLTPYELTPSYRNINNKFSVKYYLNLVLVDEEDRRYFKQQEITMYRLLETPQAS comes from the exons atg AACTACATCGTCGGAGCGTTCAAGCCGCCCTGCGACATCTCCATCGCCTTCTCCGACGCCAGGTCGCGGAAGCAG ATCGCGGTCAAGAATGACAATGGGAGGACGGTGATGGTGCCGGTCTTCCAGAGCCTGGAGACCATATCCGGGGAG GTGTCGGTAGTGCCGGTTCCGGGCAAGAGGATCGAGCACTTGGGTGTCAAGATTGAGTTACTGGGTCAGATAG AGCTTTATTTGGAGCGAGGCAAATTCTATGACTTCACTTCATTGG TGCGTGAGCTAGATATTCCTGGTGAAATTTACGAGAAGAAAACATATCCATTCGAGTTTTCCACTGTTGAAATGCCTTATGAATCTTACAATGGAACAAATGTCAGATTAAG ATATATTTTGAAGGTTACGATCAGCCGAAACATTATGGGCATGGGCAGCATTGTGGAGTTCCGTGAGTTCTGT GTAAGAAATTACTCTCCTGCCCCCACAATCAACAACAGTATCAAG ATGGAAGTTGGAATTGAGGATTGCTTACATATTGAGTTCGAATACAGCAAAAGCAA GTACCATCTCAAGGATGTGATTATTGGGAAGATCTACTTTCTTCTTGTCAGAATAAAGATAAAAAACATGGAACTAGAGATACGTCGTAGGGAATCAACAGGAGCAGGCTCTAGTGCATATGTTGAGACTGAAACTCTTGCAAAGTTTGAGTTGATGGATGGTGCTCCTGTCAGAG gagaaTCCATCCCGGTGAGGCTATTCTTGACGCCTTACGAGCTGACCCCTTCGTATCGGAACATAAACAACAAGTTCAGCGTCAAGTACTACCTGAATCTGGTCCTTGTTGATGAGGAAGATAGGAGGTACTTCAAGCAGCAAGAGATCACCATGTATCGCCTTCTAGAAACCCCCCAGGCTTCCTAG